One segment of Rhipicephalus sanguineus isolate Rsan-2018 chromosome 6, BIME_Rsan_1.4, whole genome shotgun sequence DNA contains the following:
- the LOC119397426 gene encoding arylamine N-acetyltransferase / N-hydroxyarylamine O-acetyltransferase, whose product MEPLSDQCAASYLEYLRACKPTEPTLDYLDRLIKVHLERVTFENLDVLLERRVSLDAEAVFGKVTGRGRGGYCFELNSLFGRLLRALGYSLSLRAARLRLTTPDDSAKRTRLSHMVLLVELADGDRYIVDVGMATCGLHRALPVAGDATPFRVRILDALNTFEVAVPTGDGGWKAFYVVEPYDLDWLDFGTLHWYSSTHPDSSMRRLLLVGRRSPRGDGCWLRLMNDRFVRWSPTGGVVDRRVMKDENEILEILRDEFGLNLSAADDEAPLRIRLRELLENLRLGQNLFLKKLLWPEV is encoded by the coding sequence ATGGAACCGCTCTCGGATCAATGCGCCGCGAGCTACCTCGAGTACTTGAGAGCTTGCAAGCCCACGGAGCCTACCTTGGACTACCTCGACCGACTGATCAAGGTGCACCTGGAGCGCGTCACCTTCGAAAACCTGGACGTTCTGCTGGAACGACGCGTCAGCCTGGACGCCGAGGCCGTGTTCGGCAAGGTGACGGGACGCGGTCGCGGCGGCTACTGCTTCGAGCTCAACTCTCTCTTCGGCCGCCTTCTGCGGGCACTCGGCTACAGCCTGAGCCTGAGAGCGGCCCGCCTGCGTCTCACGACTCCCGACGACTCGGCCAAACGCACGCGGCTATCCCACATGGTGCTGCTGGTCGAGCTAGCCGACGGCGACCGCTACATCGTGGACGTCGGCATGGCGACGTGCGGCCTGCACCGGGCGCTTCCCGTGGCCGGCGACGCGACGCCCTTCCGCGTTCGCATCCTGGACGCCTTGAACACCTTCGAGGTCGCGGTGCCCACGGGCGACGGCGGCTGGAAGGCTTTTTACGTCGTCGAGCCGTACGACCTCGACTGGCTCGACTTCGGCACGCTCCACTGGTACTCGTCGACTCACCCCGACAGTTCGATGCGACGCCTCCTTTTGGTGGGACGCCGTTCGCCTCGCGGAGACGGCTGTTGGCTGCGGCTCATGAACGACCGGTTCGTGCGCTGGTCGCCGACAGGTGGCGTAGTCGACAGACGGGTGATGAAAGACGAGAACGAAATTCTCGAGATTCTGCGAGACGAGTTTGGGCTGAACCTGAGCGCGGCAGACGACGAGGCGCCTCTGCGCATTCGCTTGCGAGAGCTGCTCGAGAACTTGAGGCTGGGCCAGAACCTCTTTCTGAAGAAATTGCTGTGGCCGGAAGTTTGA